CTCTCCCGACGCCCGGCTGACCTACCGCGACGGCGGCATGGGCGGGGACGATCTGTGCCGAACGCTCGTTCAACGGGCGGGTGAGCGGCTGAACGAGGGCGGGTTCGCGCAGTTCCTCGCCAACTGGCAGCACGTCGAGGGGGAGGACTGGCAGGAGCGGTTGCGGTCCTGGGTGCCGCACGGCTGCGACGCGTGGATCGTGCAGCGCGAGGCGCAGGACATCACGCAGTACGCCGAACTGTGGCTGCGCGACGCGGGCGACCATCGGGGGGACGTGGCCGAGTACCAGGCGCGGTACGACGCCTGGCTGGACGAGTTCGAGGCGCGCAAGGTGCGGGCGGTCGGGTTCGGCTGGATCACCCTGCGCAAGCGGGGCGCCGCGGTGCCCTCGATCACCGTGGAGGAGTGGCCACATCCGGTCGAACAGCCGCTCGGTGAGACGGTCCGGGCGCACTTCGAGCGGCTGGACTATCTGCGGTCGCGGGACGACGCGGCACTGCTGGAGGAGCGCTTCCGGCTGGCCGTCGAGGTGGTGCAGGAGCAGGTCGGGCTGCCCGGGGCCGAGGATCCCGAGCACGTCGTGCTGCGCCAGAACCGGGGAATGCGGCGGGCCACCAAGGTGGACACGGTGGGCGCGGGATTCGCGGGCGTGTGCGACGGGTCGTTGACCGCGGGGCGGATTCTGGACGCCATCGCGCAACTGGTCGGCGAGGACCCGGTGCTGCTGCGGGACCGGACTCCGGCGCAGATCCGGCTACTGGTGGAGCAGGGGTTCCTCGAGCCGGCGAAGTGAGCCCAGGGGCGCCTGGGGGTCGTGGGACTTGAGGAAACAGGACTGGCAAGGGGCACCCGCAGCCGCCCTGCGCGCCCGCGCGGCCCGAGGGCGTCGATCATCCCCAGGGCGTCGATCATGGCCGGAAGACACCGGACCGTGCTCTGAGGACGGTCCTCGGGAAGTGGCTGAAAAAATTTTCGAAGATCTCCGACAGGGTCGCATTCGACCATGGCCGAAAGCAGACGCACAGCCTTGTCGGCCTCGCGTTCACGTCAGGTTCGCCTGGAGGCAGCCCGTGCGTGTCAACCTCCCGGGGAGTGGACACCCGCCGATCGGGAAAAGGGGCACGCGAAGCCATGGAGAGCGGACCGGCAATCTTCGCGGGAGTGGTGTTCGCCCTGTTCGGAGGCGCCCTGCTGGTGTGGACGGTGACCCGGGTGCGCCGTCGTGAGCCGGTCGCCGTCGGTGTGAACCCGGTCGCATCGGCGACCCTCGCGGGCATCGCCGCGGTGATCGCGCTGACCCTCGGGGCGTGGTGCCTCACCCAGGTCTGACGACCGAGGACGCGTTCCACCTGGGGGTAATCGGTAGGACACGCTCCGGATCGACCCGCTCGGGTCGGTGGACACGCCGGGCGGCAGGAATGGCGGTAGTCGGGTTACCGTTCGAGTGGCCGTTGCGGGCTTTTCCCGTTTGACACGGGGGCGGGATGTACCGTCACACTCCGCAGCGTCACCAGCGAGTGAGCCATCGAAGGTGCCGTGACCCCGGGAGCAAGGCCTGGGGAGGCCCCAGCGTCGACCGGAGAGAAGAGCGAAGTTGTCCCCGACCAGCGAGACCGCACAGGGCGGCCGCCGACTCGTCATCGTCGAGTCGCCTGCCAAGGCGAAGACGATCAAGGGCTACCTCGGCCCCGGCTACGTCGTCGAAGCGAGCGTCGGGCACATCCGCGACCTCCCCAACGGCGCGGCGGAGGTGCCGGAGAAGTACACCGGCGAAGTCCGCCGCCTCGGTGTGGACGTCGACCATGACTTCCAGCCGATCTACGTGGTCAACGCCGATAAGAAGGCCCAGGTCAAGAAGCTCAAGGACCTGTTGAAGGACTCCGACGAGCTCTACCTCGCCACCGATGAGGACCGCGAGGGCGAGGCCATTGCCTGGCACCTGCAGGAAGTGCTCAAGCCCAAGGTCCCGGTCAAGCGGATGGTCTTCCACGAGATCACCAAGGCCGCGATCCAGGCCGCCGTCGCCAACCCGCGCCAGCTCAACCAGAAGCTCGTCGACGCCCAGGAGACCCGCCGCATCCTCGACCGCCTCTACGGCTACGAGGTCTCGCCGGTGCTGTGGAAGAAGGTCATGCCGCGGCTGTCGGCGGGCCGCGTCCAGTCGGTCGCCACGCGCCTCGTGGTCGAGCGGGAACGCGAGCGCATCGCCTTTCGTTCGGCTGAGTACTGGGACCTGACGGGCACCTTCGCGACCGGCCGCGCGGGGGACCCCTCGGACCCGTCGTCGCTGGTCGCCCGCCTGCAGACCGTCGACGGCAGGCGCGTCGCGCAGGGCCGCGACTTCGACTCCCTGGGACAACTCAAGAGCGCGAACACCCTCCACCTCGACGAGGCGAACGCCCGCGCCCTCGCCGCCGCCCTGGAGGACACCCGGTTCTCCGTCCGGTCGGTCGAGTCCAAGCCGTACCGCCGCTCGCCGTACGCCCCGTTCCGTACGACGACGCTCCAGCAGGAGGCCAGCCGCAAGCTCGGCTTCGGCGCGAAGGCCACCATGCAGGTGGCGCAGAAGCTGTACGAGAACGGCTACATCACCTACATGCGTACGGACTCCACGACCCTGAGCGACACGGCGGTCGCCGCCGCCCGCGCCCAGGTCACGCAGCTGTACGGCGCCGACTACCTGCCGGACCGGCCGCGGACGTACGCCGGGAAGGTCAAGAACGCGCAGGAGGCGCACGAGGCGATCCGACCGTCGGGTGATCGTTTCCGCACCCCCGCCGAGACGGGGCTGACCGGCGACCAGTTCAAGCTGTACGAGCTGATCTGGAAGCGGACCGTCGCCTCCCAGATGAAGGACGCGACCGGCAACAGCGTGACCGTCAAGATCGGCGGCACCGCGGCCGACGGTCGGGACGTCGAGTTCAGCGCGTCCGGCAAGACGATCACCTTCCACGGCTTCCTGAAGGCGTACGTCGAGGGCGCCGACGACCCGAACGCCGAGCTGGACGACCGCGAGCGCCGGCTGCCGCAGGTCGGCGAGGGCGACCCGCTGACCGCCGAGGAGATCACCGCCGACGGGCACGCGACCAAGGCGCCGGCCCGCTACACCGAGGCGTCGCTGGTCAAGGAGCTCGAAGAACGCGAGATCGGCCGCCCGTCGACGTACGCCTCGATCATCGGCACGATCCTCGACCGCGGCTACGTGTTCAAGAAGGGGACGGCGCTCGTCCCGTCCTTCCTGAGCTTCGCCGTGGTCAACCTCCTGGAGAAGCACTTCGGGCGGCTCGTCGACTACGACTTCACCGCCAAGATGGAGGACGACCTCGACCGCATCGCGCGCGGTGAGGCGAAGGCGGTGCCGTGGCTGAAGCGGTTCTACTTCGGTGAGGGCACCGTGGCGGGCGTGGCCGCCGACGCCGGCAACGGCGACGGGGACCACCTCGGCGGCCTCAAGGAGCTCGTGACCGACCTGGGCGCCATCGACGCGCGCGAGGTGTCGTCGTTCCCGGTGGGCAACGACATCGTGCTCCGCGTCGGGCGCTACGGCCCGTACATCGAGCGCGGTGAGAAGGACACCGAGCAGCACCAGCGCGCCGACATCCCGGCCGACCTGGCGCCGGACGAGCTGACCGTCGAGCTCGCGGAAGAGCTGCTCGCCAAGCCGAGCGGCGACTTCGAGCTGGGCACGGACCCGGCGACCGGCCACACCATCGTCGCCAAGGACGGCCGCTACGGGCCGTACGTCACCGAGATCCTTCCCGAAGGCACGCCCAAGACCGGCAAGAACGCCGTGAAGCCGCGCACGGCTTCGCTGTTCAAGACGATGTCGGTGGACACGGTGACGCTGGAGGACGCCCTCAGGCTGATGTCGCTGCCGCGTGTCGTCGGCACGGACGCGGAAGGCGTCGAGATCACCGCGCAGAACGGGCGCTACGGGCCGTACCTGAAGAAGGGGACGGACTCGCGCTCGCTCCAGTCGGAGGACCAGATCTTCACGATCACGCTGGAGGAGGCGCAGGCGATCTACGCCCAGCCGAAGCAGCGTGGCCGCGCGGCCGCCAAGCCGCCGCTGAAGGAGCTGGGCGAGGACCCGGTCAGCGGCAAGCCGGTGGTCGTCAAGGACGGGCGCTTCGGTCCGTACGTCACCGACGGCGAGACCAACGCGACCCTGCGGTCCGGCGACAGCGTCGAGACGATCACGCCGGAGCGCGGCTTCGAGCTGCTCGCCGAGAAGCGCGCCAAGGCGCCCGCCAAGAAGACGGCGAAGAAGACCGCCGCCAAGAAGGCACCGGCGAAGAAGACCACGGCCGCCAAGAAGACGGCCGCCAAGAAGACCACCACGGCCAAGAAGGCGACGGCCGCGAAGACGACGAGCGCGAAGACGACGGCCGCCAAGAAGACTGCCGCCAAGAAGGCGACGGCTTCTCAGGTGACGTCGGAGGACTGAGCCGGGAGGCCGGCGCACCGGGCCGCTCCCGCGTCCTCGTCGGCAACCGCGTTGCCTCCACCGCGCGTTCACGCATCCCGCACCCCGGCACCACATCGGTGCCGGTGCGCGCGGACGTTCGGGCAGACGCACTGGAGTGTCGGTGCGGCCCGATAGGCTGAAAGCATGACGCGAGCCGAGCAGCCAACGGCCCATCACCCGGCCCCCGACGACGCCCTGGTCGCGGACTCCCGCGAGCGTGCCGTGCGCGCGCTGCTGCGCCGACCACAGCTGAAGCGGCTGTGGAGCGCGCAGCTCGTCAGCGGCATCGGCGACGTCCTCGCGCTCCTGGTGCTGGTCCTCCTCGTCCTGCAGGCGGCGATCGCCGAGGGGTCGTTCGGCGGCGGGTACCGCGGCGTGGCGCTCGCGGTGGCGGCCGTCTTCGGGGGGCGCATCCTCGCGACCCTGCTCTTCGGTGCCGTGCTCCTCGGCCCGCTGTCCTCCCTCACCGCGCAGGACGGCCCGCTCGACCGCCGCTGGACCATGGTCGGCGCGGACGGTCTGCGGCTCGCGCTGCTGATCGTCGCCCCGCTGTGGATCGACTGGACGCCGGACGACGCGCTCACCGTGCTGCTGGTGACCGTGTTCGTCACCGGTGTCGCCGAGCGCTTCTGGACGGTGTGCCGCGAGAGCGCCGCCCCCGCGCTGCTGCCCGGACCGCCGCCGGAGGGCGCGACGGTCCGGCCGCTGCCCGACCACATGGACGCGCTGCGCCGCCTGTCGCTGCGGACGACGTTCGTCACCGTGCCCCTCGCGGGCGCCGCACTGGTCGTCGCCGCGCTGTTCAACAACCTCCTCGGCGCCGGCATCGACTGGTTCGCCCAGCACCAGGCGGCCCTCGTCTCCTACGTCGCGGCGGGTCTGTTCGCCGCGTCGCTGTCCGTGCTGACCTTCCTGGAGGTGCCCGGCACACGCACCCCCCGCGCGCGGTCCCCGCTGGAGGGCCTGCGCCGCCCCCGGGCGACAGAAGGCGCCGACAAGGGCCGTACGGGCGCGATGCCGCTGCTGGTGCTCGCCTGCGCGGCCGTCGCCGGCGCGGTGGCCGCCGCCGTCGCGGTGTCCGTGCTGCACGCCAAGGACCTGGGCGGCGGCCCGGTGACGTACGGGCTGCTGGTGTGCCTGCTCACCGGCGGTGTCGCCGTCGGTGTCCGCACGGCACCGAAGGTGCTCGTGTCGCTGTCGCGGCGCCGGATGCTGGCGCTGGCGATCGCCTTCACCGGGCTCGCGCTGCTGGCCGCCGGGCTCGTCCCGGACGTCTCCACCGTGCTGCTGATCGTCGCGCTGGCCGGTGTCGGCGCGGGCGTGGCCGCCAACACCGGGCACGCGCTTCTCGACCAGGAGGCCGAGGACTTCCGGCGGCCCCGGACGACGGAGCACCTGCACGCCGTGGTGCGGGTCTTCGTGGCGCTGGGCGCGCTGATCGCGCCCCTGGTCGCGGCTCTGATCGGGCCGCACCGGCTGGAAAACGGCAAGTTCGTGTTCGCGCACGGCGGCGCGGCGTTCACGCTGATGCTGGTCGGCGCGCTGCTGCTGCCGGTGGCGGCCCTGGTGCTGGCCAAGCTCGACGACCGCTCCGGCGTGCCCTTGCGGCAGGACCTGCGCCACGCGCTGCTCGGCGGCGACGATCCGGAGCCGACGCCCGTCGCCTCCGGGTTCTTCATCGCCCTGGAGGGCGGCGACGGCGCCGGGAAGTCCACCCAGGCCGAGGCGCTCGCCGAGTGGATCAGGGGCAAGGGCCACGAGGTCGTGCTGACCCGTGAACCCGGGGCGACGCCGGTGGGCAAGCGGCTGCGGTCCATCCTGCTGGACGTCTCCAGCGCCGGGCTCTCGCACCGCTCGGAGGCGCTGCTGTACGCGGCGGACCGCGCCGAGCACGTGGACACCGTGGTGCGGCCGGCGCTGGAGCGCGGCGCGGTCGTGATCTCCGACCGGTACATCGACTCCTCGGTGGCCTACCAAGGGGCGGGTCGCGACCTGTCCCCGACCGAGATCGCCCGCATCAACCGCTGGGCGACCCACGGGCTCGTCCCGCATCTGACGGTCCTGCTGGACGTCTCGCCGGAGACCGCGCGGGAGCGGTTCACGGAGGCTCCGGACCGGCTCGAGTCGGAGCCGGCCGAGTTCCACGCGCGCGTGCGCTCCGGCTTCCTGACGCTGGCCGCGGCCGACCCCGGGCGGTACCTGGTGGTGGACGCCGGGCAGGAACCCGAGGCCGTCACCACCGTGATCCGGCACCGGCTCGATCAGCTGCTGCCGCTGTCCGAGGCCGAGGTGAAGGCCCAGGAGGAAGCGCGCCGCAAGGCCGAGGAGGAGGCCCGCCGCAAGGCCGAGGAAGAGGCCGCCCGCAAGGCCGAGGAGGAGCGCCTGGAGCGGGAGCGCCAGGAG
This region of Streptomyces chromofuscus genomic DNA includes:
- a CDS encoding DUF7059 domain-containing protein — translated: MSHASLSALPATDRPDVTARLRDALLGASFTADGLLELLGAPAYAALARSEIVPALRATRGDTPLEMLVRLFLLQQPVPHVRVEGVLPLAECLEGGWLRRAGGDEVAATVDVRPYGGLDGEDWFIVSDLGCAVGGAGGIGRREEGVVLGVGGASTTLAGITVRTPVSSALDLGTGSGIQALHAAQHTTRVTATDVNPRALHIAALTLALSGAPAADLREGSLFEPLTADEKFDLIVSNPPFVISPDARLTYRDGGMGGDDLCRTLVQRAGERLNEGGFAQFLANWQHVEGEDWQERLRSWVPHGCDAWIVQREAQDITQYAELWLRDAGDHRGDVAEYQARYDAWLDEFEARKVRAVGFGWITLRKRGAAVPSITVEEWPHPVEQPLGETVRAHFERLDYLRSRDDAALLEERFRLAVEVVQEQVGLPGAEDPEHVVLRQNRGMRRATKVDTVGAGFAGVCDGSLTAGRILDAIAQLVGEDPVLLRDRTPAQIRLLVEQGFLEPAK
- the topA gene encoding type I DNA topoisomerase, whose amino-acid sequence is MSPTSETAQGGRRLVIVESPAKAKTIKGYLGPGYVVEASVGHIRDLPNGAAEVPEKYTGEVRRLGVDVDHDFQPIYVVNADKKAQVKKLKDLLKDSDELYLATDEDREGEAIAWHLQEVLKPKVPVKRMVFHEITKAAIQAAVANPRQLNQKLVDAQETRRILDRLYGYEVSPVLWKKVMPRLSAGRVQSVATRLVVERERERIAFRSAEYWDLTGTFATGRAGDPSDPSSLVARLQTVDGRRVAQGRDFDSLGQLKSANTLHLDEANARALAAALEDTRFSVRSVESKPYRRSPYAPFRTTTLQQEASRKLGFGAKATMQVAQKLYENGYITYMRTDSTTLSDTAVAAARAQVTQLYGADYLPDRPRTYAGKVKNAQEAHEAIRPSGDRFRTPAETGLTGDQFKLYELIWKRTVASQMKDATGNSVTVKIGGTAADGRDVEFSASGKTITFHGFLKAYVEGADDPNAELDDRERRLPQVGEGDPLTAEEITADGHATKAPARYTEASLVKELEEREIGRPSTYASIIGTILDRGYVFKKGTALVPSFLSFAVVNLLEKHFGRLVDYDFTAKMEDDLDRIARGEAKAVPWLKRFYFGEGTVAGVAADAGNGDGDHLGGLKELVTDLGAIDAREVSSFPVGNDIVLRVGRYGPYIERGEKDTEQHQRADIPADLAPDELTVELAEELLAKPSGDFELGTDPATGHTIVAKDGRYGPYVTEILPEGTPKTGKNAVKPRTASLFKTMSVDTVTLEDALRLMSLPRVVGTDAEGVEITAQNGRYGPYLKKGTDSRSLQSEDQIFTITLEEAQAIYAQPKQRGRAAAKPPLKELGEDPVSGKPVVVKDGRFGPYVTDGETNATLRSGDSVETITPERGFELLAEKRAKAPAKKTAKKTAAKKAPAKKTTAAKKTAAKKTTTAKKATAAKTTSAKTTAAKKTAAKKATASQVTSED
- the tmk gene encoding dTMP kinase, with amino-acid sequence MTRAEQPTAHHPAPDDALVADSRERAVRALLRRPQLKRLWSAQLVSGIGDVLALLVLVLLVLQAAIAEGSFGGGYRGVALAVAAVFGGRILATLLFGAVLLGPLSSLTAQDGPLDRRWTMVGADGLRLALLIVAPLWIDWTPDDALTVLLVTVFVTGVAERFWTVCRESAAPALLPGPPPEGATVRPLPDHMDALRRLSLRTTFVTVPLAGAALVVAALFNNLLGAGIDWFAQHQAALVSYVAAGLFAASLSVLTFLEVPGTRTPRARSPLEGLRRPRATEGADKGRTGAMPLLVLACAAVAGAVAAAVAVSVLHAKDLGGGPVTYGLLVCLLTGGVAVGVRTAPKVLVSLSRRRMLALAIAFTGLALLAAGLVPDVSTVLLIVALAGVGAGVAANTGHALLDQEAEDFRRPRTTEHLHAVVRVFVALGALIAPLVAALIGPHRLENGKFVFAHGGAAFTLMLVGALLLPVAALVLAKLDDRSGVPLRQDLRHALLGGDDPEPTPVASGFFIALEGGDGAGKSTQAEALAEWIRGKGHEVVLTREPGATPVGKRLRSILLDVSSAGLSHRSEALLYAADRAEHVDTVVRPALERGAVVISDRYIDSSVAYQGAGRDLSPTEIARINRWATHGLVPHLTVLLDVSPETARERFTEAPDRLESEPAEFHARVRSGFLTLAAADPGRYLVVDAGQEPEAVTTVIRHRLDQLLPLSEAEVKAQEEARRKAEEEARRKAEEEAARKAEEERLERERQEQLARLRAEEEERKRRELEEAQRREAERQAEEARQRAEEARRRAEEERARLLAEEQARAEEEARRKAEEERRRHQAEEEARLRAEAEERRLEKQRKAEEALLRAEEARRAAEQAAAAAAAGPRPAAPATPAVPQDAATVPTPVVTPTNASGGPVEDTAVLRPVRPGTEGPDAGAGAGGSDAEVTAELPQPGAASRAADETAVLPAVGPAGAGAGEPSGAADETAVLPPVVPGAADETAVLPPVRGEDPADRVPPGFFRKEPSGAATDGTEDRTRELPQLDTDGRPKRRPRPDWAEETPLDDLPSLADELLGPHEDDEYGDEQGRRGKGRGR